The genomic interval ttctaacatgattacgtaatgcgtgaagttgtaGACGTGcgttgcagagctagtgcaggatgaacatttgtggttaaaaagtacatattttttttaaaaaggcctttattcatcatctgggattgtgtagagccctttgaatctgcataGAAACTGGAATATTGTGTTGATTAGTTGTTGTTTTATGCTTGGGACACTTCAGAAACATTCCAATTAAATTCATCTCTGCATCTTTTTTTGTGCGTCCTTTTAGGGGAGCGTGTATTGTCGTGTCCTGATGAGCCCTGCTACCTGTGGTTTGTTATGGAGTTTTGCGAGGGAGGGGATCTGAATCAGTTCGTCCTGTCACGACGACCCGATCCGCGCACCAATGCCAGCTTCATGATGCAACTGAGCAGCGCTGTGGCGTTCCTGCATGAAAACAACATTGTTCACAGAGACCTTAAACCAGATAACATCCTCATCTCAGAGCGGTCTGGCGCACCTGTGTTGAAAGTGGCAGATTTTGGACTCAGCAAAGTGTGTGCTGGTTTTGGTGCTGGAGTACGGGACTCAGAGGAAGGGCGGGACAAAAACAAGAACAGTGTTAATATCAATAAGTTCTGGCTTTCGTCGGCATGCGGCTCAGACTTTTACATGGCACCGGAGGTCTGGGAAGGACATTACACAGCCAAAGCAGACATTTTCGCTCTAGGCATTATCATCTGGGCCATGATAGAGAGAATCACATTCATTGATGCAGAGTCAAAACGGGAGCTTCTCGGGACGTATGTGCGGCAGGGTTCTGACATCGTCCCGGTTGGAGAGGCGCTTCTGGAGAACCCAAAGATGGTGTTGAGTATTCCCCAGCGCAGGCGCTCGCACATGCCCGAAGCACTCCGGAAACTTTTGCAGGACATGCTGGCCGTCAATCCTCAGGACCGACCAGACGCACTAGAACTGCACAGCAGGATGGGACAGGTCACTTGCGCAGCGTAATCTCTGACCTGAATGCACACACAGGTAAGCCTTTGCCATATAAGTttcaataaatgttgtttttgacttgtttttgtaTGAAGGCTCATGTCTCCAAAGGCATTGGTGGTACCAGATAATGGCAGGATGTCAGAAATGCGCTGTATTCTTATGATATCTCTAaaggtgtgttcacacttgtagtttgacatttggtcctggtctgCTTAGTGTTCACACTCGCATTTTTGACAGTGAACTTAAAGATACCaaacctaaaggcatagtgatatgttcacaacctgattggtcgGTTTGAATGATGTATATTTCATGACGGAACTCACCGAACACTCCAAACAACTGTAGGTGTATGACATTAAAGTACCAATTTACTGATTGGTCTGCTCAGCGCCactttaagttgactgaacataATGTCGTCTTCTGGactattttgttttggatacactgCTTGTTCCtagagctgcatgattaattgttaataattggtgtattaaatatattatattttaagtatgttatatatatataacattaaaatgttgaataattaattcaaattaaacacttttaaatagaCTGcagcaattaatattttatcacattattttgtttagttcagAATCGTGATCTCTatttgagacaaaaaaaaaaaactgtgattctcaatttatccagaatcatgcaGCTCTATTTGTTCCCTTCATGAAATCATGTCGCATAGCATcgcatcttgtcattacttcctgtttttgtttcgttttgaaGTATTCAGTCCGTTATGCATTCACATTTCATTCGAACTGCGCCAGAATTCATTTGGAAGTGGAccgagacccatctttttagcTGTCTCAATCCGCTTGTTTAGTGCGCAGCAGGGTTCGGATGGCAGTGTTTacacttactcaaatgaaccgcactaacagagcaaCATCAGAAGATAATTATTACAATCTATATGTCAGCCAGAACTCTAATATTGATGCATTCCTAAAATAGTCATCCACACAGCCATCCCAGGGGTGTTGATTACTTTGAAGCCAATGGGTTGCGAGTGGAAAACAATATGACATGAGATTTGAAATCATGGACACTTTTACATAAGTAGTGTACGTTCATTGATAAGCTTCATTATCTTTCCCGCAGCAGTGAAGGGCAAATTGTCATTTATCATGTCTTATTTGACCACGGTGGTTATGACGGCTCTGCTAGGACTCTATCAtgaagtgatttgtttaatggCATGACTTTCAGACAGCTTCTGTTTGCATGCTATAACAGcctcttttgtttttaaatgtgcatgcTGGGATAGCTGTTATACAACCGCACCCATTTAACCCCCCCCCCCGCCCCAAACACTCCCCAcctcttcttctctctctcttttccgtACCCTTTGCCCCAGGGGACAACGTTCATCAAGCAGACCAGGTGACTGGGAGTTCTTCCTAGTCCTGAAATggaaagattttttgttttgacaTGCCACACATAACTGACAGTTCCTTGCAAAGACCAGTTTTGTCTAAAAGCATTACTGCATTAGGTGCgcttaatattttgtcacaCTTTATCAACCAAAATTAGgtccttttttaaatattgatatgtaTTATTGATATGGAATGTTTgcccataaatgaaaattgtcattaattactcaccctcatgttgttccaaatccactttaaatcacaaattagaataattttaatgaaacctaAGAGGTTTCTGTCCCTCCATTGAAAGTCCAGGTGAccaaaacataaaagaaggttATAAAGGCATTGCAAAACAAATCCATATGAATTGATCAGTTTAATCCAAGTCTTGTGAAGAGATACACTTGCTTTATATGatcacacattttgttttttcacatatAAACATAGAGCAAATCAAACATGGAAACTCCCAAACCTCATTCTTGTGTGTACGTGCTGCATTAAAACCAATGAGGTTCATTATATCCCATGATGCAAGTATGAACTTCCATAACGAGGCTTTTATGACCTTTTTGGTTACTTGGATTTTCAATGAAGGTACAGAaacttttcaggtttctttaaaatTTGAAGATAAACAAGGTCCTATGGGTTTAAAACAACTTGTGggtgactaaatgatgacagaattttgattttaagCAAATGACCTTGGTGGTCATGTAATGCTTacttaaaggagacctattatgcttgttcttacaatatgtaatataaggccctgtttacactagtgtgttttcgttttaaattataaacaatactCATCTAAACTAGCGTTTTCACTGCGTTTCAGAAACGATCTCagtctacactacacaactgaaaacgcatgtcacatgaccattcatgcaggtacaaccatagatatgtataggtagatttCCTATTATTTAGATGGCTATGTGCTTGGAGTGGTCGAATGGGGagtctacctatacatatctatgggtacaacaatgagcatgatgttgttgtttacacggtcatcaaggatacgcagagcgaatgtgggcagccacgccATCGTTTTCAAAACTCTGAGTTTTGGTCCGTTTGCACTGAAACGTAACCCTGAAGTTTTCAAATTGATACGGGTCTACAGCGTTTTCAGAAGTTTTTGAGGGTAGAAAACGCCAGAGTAGTGTAAACCGTAAcaaaagttatgcgttttaaaacaAGAAGGCACTACTGTAAATGTAGTCTAagtctcagttgtcctcagaaGCTgtttgtgaagtttcagctcaaaataccccacagataatttgttatatcattttgaaaatgcctattttgagtggaagcagaaacacgctgttttcgtgcatgcctctttaaatgcaaatgagctgctgttaACGCCCCCTTTCCCAGAATAGAACTGTGGCATCATAGCTCGTAACTCAGAtattctgccaaaaaacatctgtttggttttgattatcatttatatcatgttgaaatcatgccTTTTAatgccatatcagtttaaacttctgatatagggttttctgagtgcacaaaAAGCGACATGGCATGTGAGTCCTGAACTTTTAGTTCATGTTCAAGTTTGTTTAAACGCGCATGAGTTACagaaacagtcggttatgtctttcaaggtaaacagctgggaaagaaatcgcatgtttattttggatctgtgtggcagcagcgtaatatacagtaaataagtcaataaatccactgctctcttttctctgaggctgggactatAAATAGTtttctgtgctcgtctgtgcagccaaagacagaacagttagcatgattttcttgaacttttgccatggcgttagaactggtacaccattgtcgcttgcgaaaacaaaatgacagcgGCGCAtgtggaaacgtgcagattaaggggcggaaatattattataagatACCCTTTTTATGTCACAGGGAGAGCAAAATCTGAACGTCTcgtttttcacatgcttgcagagaaaggcttaccaaaacaaattttctgtgttctttttttcacGGTTTCTGGGTTGGCAGATGCACCAGGGacctgattatagcacttaaacacagaGATTTTCaagatatgtcacctttaatgttcattttagtgtttaaaacactaacaatttaataaacatgatctttagcaaatctcaaaatgaatatttttctacCAGTAAAATTAATGACCAACTAACTCCAGCATTTTAAAGATCACTAAATTTAGGCATTTAGACAAATTagtgcattttttaatattgtgcatTCCTTATTGTCTtgaatattgtatttttgaataCTGCATTTGGATTATTTTGGCAgagcatttaaaatgtgttttagggTTGAATGtcgattactaaaatattatttgtgtgCTGGAAGACTGTATGAATGCATATGAAAGGCAGAGGGCTCATTATGAGGACATTACAGCTGTCTGCCACTCTAGTCGTCTTTTGTTCACCATCCCCCTCTCCTTCTCCTTCCGTTACTATGTTCAGACAGGAAAAGAAAACTGCATGGAGCCTCTTGGTTAATTTGCTCTCTCTGGTGTATGTATGTGTGGGACGTGAGAGAGGGTGGGTTTGCACCCGAAACAGCGAGCGTTGTGTAGTTTGAGTGACTGCAGCGGGGCGTTTAGTAGCTCTTCCTGACTCAGCACATACTTTGAGCCGCAGGATATGAGGAGGAGGGGTGAGCTCTTCATACTGTATGCAGCTCTGATCAAGCGGCAGACATGTTGACAAGTGACAGATAGCctgtaaagattttttttgggTTGTGAACGCTTGTAAATCTGATTACTTATCAAGCAATCTGAGATTTGGACCTGTTTAAGTCAAGCGTTATGCAACACGCCAGCCATCATGACATCAGTTCAGCCTGTCACtcaaatgcatatatatatatatatatatatatatatatatatatatatatatatatatatatatatatatatatagtacagcaaaaacagtaaatttttgaaatatttttactatttaaaataactgttttcttttttaatatatttaaaatgtgatttattcctgtgatttcacagctgaatttttagcaacattactccagtcacatagtccttcagaaatctgctcaaaaacatttattattattatttattattattattattattatgttgaaaacagctgagtagaatttttttcagggtttttttttgattaatagaaagttcagaagaacagcatttatcttaaatagaaaGATTTTGTAACATCCTAAAtctctttatcatcacttttgaccaatttaaagcatccttgctaaataaaagtatgaaaaaaactgactccaagcttttgaatggtattgtgtataatgttacaaaagctttttatttcagatacattctgatctttctattcatcaaagaatcctgaaaacatgTACTcggctttttaaaatattgataaatattattacgttaaaaaataaatatgatctCACGTGTCAATCATGTTTACACACTGCCACCGAAACTTtcgtccatcataaaaaaaattcgGATTAGGTTAGATTTTCTGCATTTTCGCatccgtagcaagcattttgattaGAAAAGGATGACGAAtacaggaaaaaagaaaaaaaaacgcataCGAAATTTTTTTTGACTccgttcaaaaacatttgactggtactgtacatGGTCCCACTTTTCTCTTCATTTTGTATGtccagtgttttcttttttctgggTCACCATGGTCAATGGAAAACCTGGAAATATCAggaaaaggcttttttttttctaggaattgcatttttaggttttttaattttctcagtAAATGTCTGTGTAGTCAAATGTGACTATTTCAAGTACTAATTctaatgactttattattatttttttttctgttttaggtTTTCCCTTTCCATAACAGACCAGAAGGGACCGTCACGTTGCTTGGAAAACTGTGAATCTTCCATTGCTGATTTAATGTGAAGAGTACAAAGTACTCAACTTGAACACCAATACAAAGTTGCCACAAATAGATTTTCAGCTGACCtttcacttttttgtttacagtagtaatttaaGCCCATGATCTTTCATTAAGCCCAGAAGTGTTTTCCGCCTAACTCAATCATCGGTTACATCACTAACAGTGAAGTAAAGCTAAAAACAATGTTATGATGCAGTTAGTACAATCAAGCTAAAACAAGAAAGCTCTTTATTAGTCTTTACCCTTCTTGCTCATCTTCTGAAAATAATCGTTTGCCATGAACAGATggtgaaaaatatttcagttattatACCAAGTTTCTATGAACATTAACGCCTTCAGTTTTAGTAAGCAAGCAGTTCACAGATTTTAGgtttcagtttgtttgtttattttttttaaaaaggaaaacataAGATACTTGACTACATTTTGAGCACTAGCATTTACATATATGTTCATCACATGTCATTACCATAGTTTTACACTTGGGTCTTACTTgagttaaacattaaaaacaccaGTGAACTTGATTATCTTTCCTCTGAAAtcaaaatagctgaaattacaagaattaaaGACCAACTTTTAGACTTTTCGTTTGCCATTAAAATGCTGATGATCTTAAGCCTAAACCCAATATTGAGATATTTTTTCTCCTTGAATGCAGATTTATCCTGGTGCCTTGAAGTCTAGTGATATAAGTGAGATTTCTtgtaggttttattttatttttttcacagctttttttaaacatgtagtACATTTACagcttttaatatttaaacactttacATATTAGGCATGTGCGGTTTAACCATTTAGGTGCTAGTTTTTACATTGTGTGAGATTATTTTTGGCCAAAAATCTGATGCCCCATTTACAGTGCTGCTGTcacttatgaaaaaaaaaaacagtg from Labeo rohita strain BAU-BD-2019 chromosome 6, IGBB_LRoh.1.0, whole genome shotgun sequence carries:
- the stk35l gene encoding serine/threonine kinase 35, like — encoded protein: MNAKDRERQRTRNACKRTESASVLRSLSVDNIDDNETMADESDLVKHGSLEQRLIAPRYSLLREVGRGSYGVVYEAVARKSGARVAVKKLRCDAPENVELALAEFWALTSLEKRHENVVQLEECVLQRNGMAQKMSHGNKRSKQYLRLVETSLKGERVLSCPDEPCYLWFVMEFCEGGDLNQFVLSRRPDPRTNASFMMQLSSAVAFLHENNIVHRDLKPDNILISERSGAPVLKVADFGLSKVCAGFGAGVRDSEEGRDKNKNSVNINKFWLSSACGSDFYMAPEVWEGHYTAKADIFALGIIIWAMIERITFIDAESKRELLGTYVRQGSDIVPVGEALLENPKMVLSIPQRRRSHMPEALRKLLQDMLAVNPQDRPDALELHSRMGQVTCAA